One part of the Cyanobacteriota bacterium genome encodes these proteins:
- a CDS encoding Na/Pi cotransporter family protein: protein MGEQSGQFSVINVCAVLGGLSVFLFGLEMMSANLRKVAGNTLKLILEKATDSPLAGVLVGTLVTALIQSSSATTSILISFVQSQLMTFERSVAVILGANIGTTITAQIVAFKITHWSLAIIAVGFLCKLISKRTKTKNIWYVVLGLGFIFYGLEIMSTAMSVLRDSQFFLDLIQSLEHVGFGILVGAVFTALIQSSSASIGIVIGLAMQNLISIEAAVPIILGANIGTCVTACLASIGTSSAAKRVAAAHVMFNVGGVLLFAFWVPTFIDFIKYFTPNGDTPRLVANAQSSFNIIATIVWFPFIKQLEYLARTVVPEDKDPQRLKYIFPRVSSVSKSADILLIHSVEAIKNYKNVVKEMLWLSRDYFIKENQGKDQLEAISKLREYQKELRSDLLDFLSRIVKLRLSLTDVSKVLHQITLVNEIEHIAYKLEASMESLHEKLPQFDTSYLNLEDYFKQSVKCFSKSCNAVLRDSKPESKRIFEHLSSLKIIEEDLRNRSTDAVREDQSHEDYETEKLNLWVLEFLRSVNSTSRRISQILLD from the coding sequence ATGGGCGAACAATCAGGGCAGTTCTCGGTAATAAATGTATGTGCAGTGCTAGGTGGCTTATCTGTATTTCTATTTGGTTTAGAGATGATGAGCGCCAACCTACGTAAAGTAGCAGGCAATACCCTCAAACTCATTCTGGAAAAAGCAACTGATAGTCCACTCGCTGGTGTCCTTGTCGGCACCCTTGTTACAGCACTCATCCAAAGTAGTAGTGCTACAACCTCCATTCTTATATCTTTTGTTCAATCGCAATTGATGACTTTTGAGAGAAGTGTCGCAGTGATACTAGGTGCCAATATTGGTACCACCATAACCGCCCAGATAGTAGCTTTCAAAATCACTCATTGGTCACTGGCAATTATCGCTGTTGGATTTTTATGTAAATTAATTTCCAAGCGAACTAAAACCAAAAACATTTGGTACGTAGTTCTTGGCTTAGGTTTTATTTTTTACGGGCTTGAAATCATGTCAACAGCAATGAGTGTACTGAGAGACTCTCAATTCTTCCTAGATTTGATACAAAGTCTTGAACATGTTGGCTTTGGAATTTTAGTTGGTGCTGTTTTCACTGCCCTAATTCAATCAAGTAGTGCCAGTATCGGTATTGTCATTGGACTAGCTATGCAAAACCTGATCAGTATCGAAGCGGCTGTACCAATCATACTTGGAGCCAATATAGGTACCTGCGTAACAGCCTGCCTGGCTTCCATTGGCACTAGCTCAGCAGCCAAGCGAGTAGCAGCAGCTCATGTCATGTTTAATGTTGGTGGAGTTTTACTCTTTGCTTTTTGGGTGCCGACTTTTATTGATTTCATAAAATACTTTACGCCAAATGGCGATACACCAAGACTCGTAGCAAATGCTCAAAGTAGTTTTAATATCATTGCTACGATCGTATGGTTTCCGTTTATCAAACAATTAGAGTACCTTGCCCGTACAGTAGTACCAGAAGACAAAGACCCTCAAAGACTCAAATATATCTTTCCGCGAGTGAGTTCGGTAAGCAAATCTGCAGACATCCTCTTGATTCACTCAGTAGAAGCAATCAAGAATTACAAAAACGTAGTAAAAGAAATGCTTTGGCTATCGCGTGATTACTTCATTAAAGAGAATCAAGGCAAAGATCAATTAGAAGCAATCTCAAAACTCAGGGAATATCAAAAAGAACTTCGTTCTGACTTACTAGATTTCTTAAGCCGCATTGTCAAACTCAGACTATCACTTACTGATGTCTCTAAAGTACTTCATCAAATCACACTAGTCAATGAAATAGAACATATTGCCTATAAATTAGAAGCGTCGATGGAAAGCCTACACGAAAAACTTCCCCAGTTTGATACCAGCTATCTTAACCTAGAGGACTATTTCAAACAAAGCGTAAAATGTTTTTCCAAGTCATGCAATGCAGTCTTGCGTGATTCAAAGCCAGAATCCAAAAGAATCTTTGAACACCTTAGTTCACTCAAAATCATTGAGGAAGATCTTCGTAACAGATCAACTGATGCTGTCAGGGAAGATCAAAGCCATGAAGACTATGAAACAGAGAAACTAAACCTCTGGGTGCTTGAATTTCTGCGTAGTGTCAACTCTACTTCAAGAAGAATTTCACAGATTCTGCTTGATTAA
- a CDS encoding SAM-dependent methyltransferase, which produces MPYERFDESRIWRIHKDYFQTVGLKAWRKGHIPYSGVSNFTEAYKKARLFVSNLISLEAQGPIRILEVGAGFGEFAKNFISAFREICVYEGHDFFERLEYHISDFSQTTLDELAESGRLDEFKQIIQYKVFDALDRYSGLEKESYDLVMANYLLDQFPARIVARSKERYFEKYLSIEDPQELIDRENSKGFWLARGKWVKRLKKRHRFVEIDIDDELPMEHREILETCFRKGRDSSVVYSYGSLAALRNFLILLKPNGLIVCSDFNAASKPGMDACEPCYYGNSVAQAVNFEFLFKYFKQTDKLQELKHLEQGLLGYQMALIYEDPVKPLHTMILTRPDYCQSLELGMIYQKVYHQNWLLRTLYKFLVEMQLGCYVLLLFMLLYLFIR; this is translated from the coding sequence TTGCCATATGAGAGATTCGATGAATCAAGGATTTGGAGAATACATAAGGATTATTTCCAAACCGTTGGCTTAAAGGCTTGGCGTAAAGGACATATACCATATTCAGGTGTATCTAATTTCACTGAAGCTTATAAAAAGGCCCGACTCTTTGTTTCAAATTTAATATCACTAGAAGCTCAAGGACCAATTCGGATTCTTGAGGTTGGTGCTGGTTTTGGAGAGTTTGCAAAGAACTTTATCTCTGCTTTTCGCGAGATTTGCGTTTATGAAGGACATGATTTCTTTGAGAGACTTGAATATCACATTAGTGATTTTTCGCAGACAACTTTAGATGAGCTAGCAGAGTCTGGTCGTCTCGATGAATTTAAGCAAATTATTCAATACAAGGTTTTTGATGCATTGGATAGATACTCTGGACTTGAGAAAGAGTCTTATGACTTAGTGATGGCGAATTATTTGTTAGATCAATTTCCGGCAAGGATTGTTGCTAGGTCCAAAGAGAGGTATTTTGAGAAATATTTAAGCATTGAAGATCCGCAAGAATTAATCGATAGAGAAAATAGCAAAGGATTTTGGCTTGCTCGAGGCAAGTGGGTTAAACGACTTAAAAAACGTCATCGTTTTGTTGAGATTGATATTGATGATGAGTTGCCGATGGAGCATCGTGAGATTCTTGAGACTTGTTTTAGAAAAGGAAGAGATTCAAGCGTTGTTTATTCTTATGGTTCGCTTGCTGCCTTAAGAAATTTTTTGATCTTGTTGAAACCAAACGGTTTGATTGTTTGTTCTGATTTTAATGCTGCTAGTAAACCAGGGATGGATGCTTGCGAGCCTTGTTACTATGGCAACTCAGTTGCACAAGCTGTTAATTTCGAGTTTCTGTTTAAGTACTTTAAGCAGACTGATAAATTGCAGGAATTGAAGCATCTAGAACAAGGTCTGCTTGGTTATCAAATGGCTTTGATTTATGAAGATCCAGTCAAGCCTTTACACACAATGATTTTGACGCGGCCGGATTATTGTCAGTCACTTGAATTGGGAATGATTTATCAAAAGGTCTATCACCAGAATTGGTTACTTAGAACCTTGTACAAGTTTCTTGTTGAGATGCAACTGGGATGCTATGTGCTTTTGTTGTTTATGCTTTTGTACTTGTTTATTCGCTAG
- a CDS encoding alpha/beta hydrolase, with the protein MPMILNYYEKGNKEDPLVLFIHGSASDATVWLTELNLISAQGFYCLAFDLRGHGETRLMAQPKAHMKIDIHSHVHDLKDTLNHLGIAEDRKVTIVTHSFGGLVAIDFAEHYPERVEKLIPICLPPKLIFPMSNFLEILLGKPLEIIQANLDFLQKTKLRSRYKSSIMTNAHVLQEIYKYVKTWNSFKKVPRLKTKIYFAAGRFDMVAPYNLVYRLHELSPNAEYELFKWSGHALMEDEPEKFQRWLVHCVSEKIDAAAIKLPS; encoded by the coding sequence ATGCCCATGATTCTAAACTACTACGAAAAGGGTAATAAAGAAGATCCACTGGTGCTGTTTATACATGGCAGCGCTAGTGATGCAACCGTCTGGCTAACTGAGCTCAATCTTATATCTGCACAAGGATTTTATTGTCTTGCCTTTGATTTGCGCGGACATGGTGAGACCAGACTCATGGCTCAGCCTAAAGCTCACATGAAAATAGATATCCACTCTCACGTTCATGACCTCAAAGATACACTAAATCACCTAGGCATAGCCGAAGACAGAAAAGTAACAATCGTCACTCACAGTTTTGGTGGGCTAGTTGCAATAGATTTTGCCGAACACTATCCTGAGAGAGTCGAGAAATTAATTCCTATCTGCCTTCCTCCAAAATTAATTTTTCCGATGAGTAATTTTCTAGAAATACTTCTCGGCAAACCACTGGAAATCATTCAAGCCAATCTTGATTTCTTGCAAAAAACCAAACTACGTTCTCGTTATAAATCATCAATCATGACTAACGCACACGTGCTTCAAGAAATTTATAAATACGTCAAAACCTGGAACAGTTTCAAAAAAGTTCCACGACTTAAAACCAAAATATATTTTGCTGCTGGTCGTTTTGATATGGTGGCACCATACAACTTAGTTTATCGCTTACATGAACTTAGTCCAAATGCCGAATATGAATTATTCAAATGGTCGGGTCATGCATTAATGGAAGATGAGCCTGAAAAATTCCAACGTTGGTTGGTTCACTGTGTCTCAGAAAAAATTGACGCAGCGGCAATCAAGCTTCCTAGCTAA